Proteins from one Pontibacter korlensis genomic window:
- a CDS encoding chorismate mutase, translated as MSTTTSNLKTVATTKILNGGPLPTVIAGPCSAESEEQMLQTALELKKDHRVSIFRAGIWKPRTRPGMFEGVGTIGLEWLKTVKQETGLLTAVEVANTQHVEEALKHGVDILWVGARTTVNPFSVQEVADALQGVDIPVMVKNPVNPDIQLWLGALERLNRAGITDLGLIHRGFSTPNNKPYRNHPKWQTIQEIRNLAPGIPLLCDPSHIAGRRDLLETVSQQALHLGVDGLMIETHINPDVALSDASQQVTPAGLDKLLTVLDLESERVAQPEQLQDLRALIDRLDSELLNVLFLRADVSKRIGEYKRANSLDIYQAGRWKQLLENRLIAASDIGLDEDFVRAIFDAIHGFSLGIQNEVFAAPATPKTVTQE; from the coding sequence ATGAGTACCACAACATCTAACCTAAAAACAGTTGCCACTACTAAAATCTTGAACGGTGGTCCGTTACCAACAGTAATTGCCGGTCCCTGCAGTGCTGAATCCGAAGAACAGATGCTGCAAACAGCATTGGAGTTGAAAAAAGACCATCGTGTATCCATTTTCCGTGCAGGAATATGGAAGCCCCGCACTCGCCCGGGCATGTTTGAAGGTGTAGGTACTATTGGCCTGGAGTGGCTAAAAACTGTAAAACAGGAAACAGGCCTGCTAACTGCCGTTGAGGTAGCAAATACACAACACGTAGAAGAGGCCCTGAAGCATGGCGTAGATATACTTTGGGTTGGTGCACGCACTACAGTAAACCCTTTCTCGGTACAGGAAGTAGCAGATGCGCTACAAGGCGTAGACATTCCGGTAATGGTAAAGAACCCTGTTAACCCAGACATACAGTTGTGGCTGGGAGCACTGGAGCGCCTGAACCGTGCCGGCATCACTGACCTGGGCCTGATCCACCGCGGATTCTCCACTCCTAATAATAAGCCTTATCGCAACCACCCGAAGTGGCAAACTATACAAGAAATTCGTAATCTCGCCCCTGGCATTCCGCTACTTTGTGACCCTAGCCATATTGCCGGCCGTCGCGATTTACTGGAGACAGTAAGCCAGCAGGCGCTGCACCTAGGCGTGGATGGATTGATGATTGAAACACATATCAACCCGGATGTAGCATTAAGCGATGCTTCGCAGCAGGTAACGCCAGCCGGACTGGATAAGTTGCTGACCGTACTGGACCTGGAGTCGGAGCGTGTAGCACAACCAGAACAGTTGCAGGACCTGCGTGCCCTGATCGATCGTTTAGATAGTGAACTGCTTAACGTGCTGTTCCTGCGTGCTGATGTATCGAAGCGTATTGGTGAGTACAAGCGTGCCAATTCACTTGACATTTACCAGGCTGGCCGTTGGAAGCAACTCCTGGAAAACAGGCTTATAGCAGCGAGCGATATCGGTTTGGACGAGGATTTTGTAAGAGCCATTTTCGATGCTATCCATGGCTTTTCTCTTGGTATTCAGAACGAAGTTTTTGCAGCACCTGCCACACCTAAAACAGTAACGCAGGAGTAG
- a CDS encoding DUF4249 domain-containing protein — translation MRFRNWNKLMRWLTMMLLVSSCVEPYSPEVLEAPNSFLVVNGFINANGPTTIQLLRTQNLNEETPPPAETGAVVRVESDAGESYTLYEAGDGSYTAGNLNLNQANKYRLFIRTQNGREYTSEFVEVKQTPAVDEITWEVIGNEVQLYVNTHDPTNNTRYYRWEYEDTWQFRSAFYTSLKFENDTVEDRTDNDPLIYNCWRSSSSNTLELGNSVRLSQDVISNYKLLALPYNTEKLGIKYSMLVRQYALTREAYEYWEILKKNTESIGTLFDPLPSQLTGNIRSVDDPQEPVIGFVTASTTQEKRVFIERKDLPREWRTFIPTCSIDTLLFGERSVKDFFSSAYVLPVEEVHPPNGAPVAIGYTYASRNCVDCRTRGTNVKPDYWE, via the coding sequence ATGAGATTCCGAAACTGGAACAAGTTAATGCGTTGGCTTACTATGATGCTGTTGGTTAGCAGTTGCGTTGAGCCTTACTCGCCTGAAGTGCTGGAAGCGCCGAACAGCTTCTTAGTGGTGAACGGGTTTATCAATGCCAATGGCCCAACTACGATTCAGCTTCTCCGAACCCAGAACCTGAATGAAGAAACACCACCACCTGCAGAAACAGGGGCAGTTGTAAGAGTGGAGTCAGATGCCGGTGAGAGTTACACCCTGTATGAAGCAGGAGATGGCAGCTATACAGCTGGCAACTTAAACTTAAATCAAGCAAATAAATATAGGCTGTTTATCAGGACCCAAAACGGGAGGGAGTATACTTCTGAGTTTGTAGAGGTCAAACAAACTCCGGCTGTCGATGAAATTACTTGGGAGGTAATAGGCAACGAGGTGCAGTTGTACGTAAACACCCATGACCCAACCAATAATACACGCTACTATCGCTGGGAGTATGAAGATACCTGGCAGTTTCGGTCTGCTTTTTACACCAGCCTAAAGTTTGAGAATGACACGGTTGAAGATCGAACGGACAACGATCCGCTTATCTACAACTGTTGGAGGTCAAGTAGCTCAAACACTCTAGAGCTCGGAAACTCTGTTAGGCTCAGCCAGGATGTGATCAGTAACTATAAGCTCTTAGCCCTACCCTACAACACAGAGAAATTAGGTATTAAGTATAGCATGTTAGTAAGGCAATATGCCCTTACCCGTGAGGCCTATGAGTATTGGGAGATCCTCAAAAAGAACACAGAAAGTATAGGTACGCTGTTCGATCCATTGCCCTCCCAGTTAACAGGAAACATACGAAGCGTGGATGATCCGCAGGAGCCTGTTATCGGCTTTGTGACGGCATCCACCACACAAGAGAAGAGAGTGTTTATAGAGCGGAAAGATCTGCCAAGAGAGTGGCGCACCTTTATTCCTACCTGTTCTATTGATACACTTCTATTCGGAGAAAGGAGCGTGAAAGATTTCTTCAGCAGTGCTTATGTACTGCCGGTTGAAGAAGTTCATCCTCCTAATGGGGCACCTGTTGCCATTGGATATACCTACGCTTCCAGAAACTGTGTTGACTGCAGAACCAGAGGTACAAATGTTAAACCTGACTATTGGGAATAA
- a CDS encoding NAD(P)H-binding protein yields the protein MKKKNHILILGAGGNIGGKVAKELITLGEQVAVFGRSRERLSSFEGKAELKEGDFNDDKALGQALQKANSVFLTVPDAAFNDATATAKRLGVLLQETPVTHVVNISNSIVRKGGVPTRLVALENELNEALRQHLLHLRCANFFENLNWGLHTPYAPDLRLPYISSYEVAYVTARHLQQQDFTGKQVKALLGERDYSMAELAAAAGVAYQQQPYTPENIHFYKPFNDGDFVVEQRQDSHTSVQKEERFTLGYFLKNNLLLQV from the coding sequence ATGAAAAAGAAGAACCACATACTTATACTGGGTGCCGGAGGAAACATAGGGGGCAAAGTAGCAAAAGAGTTAATCACTCTTGGCGAGCAGGTGGCTGTGTTTGGTCGTAGCCGCGAACGCCTGAGCAGCTTTGAAGGTAAGGCTGAGCTAAAAGAAGGCGATTTTAACGACGATAAAGCTTTAGGGCAGGCTCTTCAGAAAGCAAACAGCGTTTTCCTGACAGTGCCTGATGCTGCTTTTAACGATGCAACTGCTACGGCCAAACGTTTGGGTGTTTTGCTTCAGGAGACACCTGTAACGCATGTTGTGAACATCAGTAACAGCATTGTCAGGAAAGGCGGCGTACCTACCAGGTTAGTAGCCTTGGAAAATGAGCTAAATGAAGCGCTAAGGCAACATCTGCTGCATTTGCGTTGTGCCAATTTTTTCGAGAACCTCAACTGGGGCTTACACACGCCATACGCACCAGACCTGAGGCTACCATATATTTCATCCTACGAAGTGGCCTATGTGACTGCCAGGCATCTGCAGCAGCAGGACTTTACAGGCAAGCAGGTGAAGGCGCTGTTAGGCGAGCGCGACTATAGTATGGCTGAGCTGGCAGCCGCAGCAGGTGTAGCCTATCAGCAGCAGCCTTATACTCCTGAAAACATACACTTCTACAAACCTTTCAACGATGGTGATTTTGTGGTGGAGCAGCGACAAGACAGTCATACGTCTGTTCAGAAAGAAGAACGCTTTACCTTAGGCTATTTCCTTAAAAACAACTTATTGCTTCAGGTTTAA
- a CDS encoding DUF3817 domain-containing protein, with product MKTPISRLRTVGIYEGLSYLILLGIAMPLKYMFDMPLFVKYVGWAHGLLFVLYILALLQVTLAYNWSFKKVAAGFIASLLPFGPFILDKKLLDKEEAALQAQKQKQVA from the coding sequence ATGAAAACTCCTATTTCGCGCCTCCGCACAGTGGGCATTTACGAAGGCTTATCTTACCTGATTTTGTTAGGTATTGCTATGCCCCTAAAGTATATGTTTGACATGCCTCTCTTTGTAAAGTATGTAGGTTGGGCACATGGCCTGCTGTTTGTACTGTACATACTGGCACTACTGCAGGTAACACTAGCGTACAACTGGTCATTTAAGAAAGTAGCAGCTGGCTTCATCGCCTCTTTGCTTCCTTTCGGCCCATTTATACTTGACAAGAAGCTGTTAGATAAAGAGGAGGCCGCTTTACAGGCTCAAAAGCAGAAGCAAGTAGCATAG
- the purB gene encoding adenylosuccinate lyase gives MNLTTLTAISPVDGRYRRHTSDLAPYFSEFGLIRYRVLVEVEYFVALCELPLPQLQNISSSQFPELRAIYENFSEEDALTIKETEKTTNHDVKAVEYYIKGKFDELGLSEYKEFIHFGLTSQDVNNTAIPLSLREAHERVLQPTYQEVHQTLQGLAQQWKDIPMLAHTHGQPASPTRLGKEMMVFAERLEAQLNLLSQVPFSAKFGGATGNFNAHHVAYPSINWPDFGNRFVQDVLGLQRSQYTTQIEHYDNLAAYFDGLKRLNTILLDFSRDVWQYVSMGYFKQKIKAGEVGSSAMPHKVNPIDFENAEGNLGIANALLEHLAAKLPISRLQRDLTDSTVLRNVGVPLAHILIALKSLEKGIGKLELNEAALNAHLEDNWAVVAEGIQTVLRREGYPQPYEALKELTRKNEKMTEECIHTFIDTLQVSDAVKEELKKISPFNYTGVELV, from the coding sequence ATGAACTTAACAACACTCACTGCTATTTCGCCGGTTGATGGCCGTTACCGCCGCCACACCAGCGACCTTGCCCCTTACTTTTCTGAATTTGGCCTGATCCGCTACCGCGTATTGGTAGAGGTAGAATACTTTGTAGCACTTTGCGAGCTACCACTGCCACAGCTGCAGAACATCAGTTCCAGCCAGTTTCCGGAGCTGCGCGCCATCTATGAGAACTTCTCTGAGGAGGATGCCTTAACTATAAAGGAAACAGAAAAAACCACCAACCACGATGTGAAGGCGGTGGAGTACTATATCAAAGGAAAGTTCGATGAGCTGGGCCTCAGTGAGTACAAAGAGTTTATTCATTTCGGTTTAACCTCACAGGATGTAAACAACACAGCAATTCCGCTTTCACTTCGTGAGGCGCACGAGCGTGTACTGCAGCCTACTTATCAGGAAGTGCATCAAACCCTGCAAGGGCTAGCACAGCAGTGGAAAGATATTCCGATGCTGGCACACACCCACGGACAGCCGGCCTCTCCTACACGCTTGGGCAAGGAGATGATGGTTTTTGCAGAGCGCCTGGAGGCACAGTTGAACTTACTGAGCCAGGTGCCTTTTTCGGCTAAATTTGGCGGTGCTACCGGTAACTTTAACGCACACCATGTGGCTTACCCAAGCATTAACTGGCCAGACTTCGGCAACCGCTTTGTGCAGGACGTTCTGGGTCTTCAGCGTAGCCAGTATACCACTCAAATTGAGCATTATGATAACTTGGCAGCCTATTTCGATGGACTTAAGCGTCTGAACACTATCTTGCTAGACTTCTCCCGCGATGTGTGGCAGTATGTGTCTATGGGATACTTCAAGCAAAAAATTAAAGCTGGTGAAGTAGGCTCTTCTGCCATGCCCCACAAGGTAAACCCAATCGACTTTGAAAATGCTGAAGGTAATTTAGGCATTGCCAATGCTTTGCTGGAGCACCTGGCTGCTAAACTGCCAATCTCCCGCCTACAGCGTGACCTAACCGACTCTACTGTACTACGCAACGTTGGAGTACCACTAGCTCACATACTAATTGCTCTAAAATCGTTAGAGAAAGGTATTGGTAAGCTGGAGCTGAATGAGGCTGCTCTGAATGCTCACTTGGAAGACAACTGGGCTGTAGTAGCGGAAGGTATACAAACTGTGCTGCGCCGTGAGGGATACCCACAACCATACGAGGCTCTGAAAGAACTGACGCGTAAAAACGAAAAAATGACGGAAGAGTGCATCCATACTTTCATTGATACCTTACAGGTAAGCGATGCCGTGAAAGAGGAGCTTAAGAAAATCTCTCCTTTCAACTATACAGGTGTAGAGTTGGTATAA
- a CDS encoding biosynthetic peptidoglycan transglycosylase, with product MKNKILIWAGGVLAFFILLTVLLFAFRSRLLEYTIERVIAKVENKYPADLNIGSAEFVDWNSVVLSDISFVPHNLDTLFTTDSVHATVSFRSLFKGRVVFRRLQVTDGYLTAVKNNDVTNFGFLFKNGEETEQPVDTASTGRNYGLLLNRLIETAFDNVPDQVDFKNLNASYTSPNRTIDIRMPYLLMDDGNIDSEVYVRTDSIENNMRVRGTIDPGDYRISASLYAGDTAGIRLPYVQQKFNAKVAFDTLHVSLEDKEFRNDMLTVRGNAMVDDLVLNHEKLAAEDIHVSESAVDYVITLGPNLYVIDSLTEVRVNRARTNIYAAYQNKDSKIIDLKVKTEQVAANDFFDSLPSGLFENLEGIKAEGWLQYDMKFHVNMDSLEQVVFDSDLDASEDFKIVQWGNTNIEKINGSFTHTMYEYGKPIRTFTVGPSNPFYSPISQISPYLRNAILTAEDAGFYSHNGFHEEAFRQAIIKNLKEGEFARGGSTISMQLVKNVFLTRQKTVARKVEEAIIVWLIENLDLVSKNRMFEVYLNIIEWGPDVYGAKDASRFYFGKQPSELNLAEAIFLTSIIPSPKRYRASFDSHGNLRSWKSGYYRMIGGIMRRRGLITQEEYENLYPNVRLYGRARDLIVTAPDTSVVEEEDNDQFELETIDMLDF from the coding sequence TTGAAAAATAAAATACTGATTTGGGCTGGCGGAGTGCTGGCCTTCTTTATACTTCTGACTGTGCTGCTCTTCGCCTTCAGAAGCCGCTTGCTGGAGTATACCATTGAGCGGGTAATTGCCAAAGTAGAGAACAAGTACCCCGCGGATCTTAACATTGGCAGCGCTGAGTTTGTGGACTGGAACTCAGTTGTGCTTAGCGATATTTCTTTTGTACCGCATAACTTGGATACCCTCTTCACCACAGATAGTGTTCACGCTACTGTCAGTTTCCGCTCGCTCTTTAAAGGCCGAGTAGTTTTCAGGCGTTTGCAGGTAACCGATGGCTACCTCACTGCTGTAAAGAACAATGATGTAACCAACTTTGGCTTTCTCTTTAAGAATGGAGAGGAAACAGAGCAACCTGTTGATACTGCTAGTACGGGCCGAAACTATGGTCTCCTGCTCAATCGCTTGATAGAAACAGCTTTCGATAACGTGCCGGATCAGGTAGATTTCAAAAACCTGAACGCCTCTTATACTTCGCCTAATCGTACCATCGACATCAGAATGCCATACTTGCTAATGGATGATGGAAACATTGATTCAGAGGTATATGTACGCACTGACTCCATAGAGAACAACATGCGTGTGCGAGGTACCATAGACCCCGGCGATTACCGGATTTCTGCCAGTCTCTATGCCGGCGACACTGCTGGCATACGCCTACCATATGTGCAGCAGAAGTTTAATGCAAAAGTTGCTTTTGATACGCTGCATGTAAGCCTGGAGGATAAGGAGTTTCGGAATGATATGCTAACGGTTCGGGGTAACGCCATGGTAGATGACCTTGTGCTGAACCACGAAAAACTTGCTGCCGAGGATATACATGTTAGTGAGAGTGCTGTAGATTATGTGATAACGCTAGGGCCTAACCTTTATGTAATTGATAGCCTCACAGAGGTACGCGTAAACAGAGCCCGTACTAATATTTATGCAGCTTATCAGAATAAAGATTCTAAGATTATAGACCTGAAGGTGAAAACCGAGCAGGTGGCTGCAAACGATTTCTTCGACTCCCTGCCATCTGGCCTGTTCGAGAACTTGGAAGGTATCAAGGCTGAAGGATGGCTGCAGTATGATATGAAGTTTCATGTAAACATGGATAGCCTGGAGCAGGTTGTGTTTGATTCAGACCTAGATGCTTCTGAAGACTTTAAAATAGTACAGTGGGGTAATACCAATATCGAAAAGATAAATGGCTCGTTTACGCATACCATGTATGAGTACGGCAAGCCGATCCGTACCTTCACTGTTGGGCCTTCTAACCCATTCTACAGCCCTATTAGCCAGATTTCGCCGTACCTGCGTAACGCCATACTTACTGCTGAGGATGCAGGCTTCTATAGCCACAACGGTTTTCACGAAGAAGCTTTCCGGCAGGCAATTATCAAGAACCTGAAAGAGGGAGAGTTCGCCCGCGGTGGTAGTACCATCTCGATGCAGCTGGTGAAAAACGTGTTCCTGACTCGCCAGAAGACGGTAGCCCGTAAGGTAGAGGAGGCCATAATTGTTTGGTTAATTGAGAACCTGGACCTGGTATCAAAGAACCGCATGTTCGAGGTCTACCTGAACATTATTGAGTGGGGACCAGATGTATACGGAGCTAAGGATGCATCCCGCTTCTATTTTGGTAAGCAGCCATCGGAGCTGAACCTGGCAGAAGCTATCTTCTTGACCAGCATTATACCTAGCCCGAAACGCTACCGTGCCTCCTTCGATAGCCACGGTAACCTGCGTAGCTGGAAATCTGGATATTACCGCATGATTGGAGGCATCATGCGACGTAGGGGGCTGATTACTCAGGAAGAGTATGAGAACTTATATCCGAACGTGCGCCTTTATGGCCGTGCCCGCGACCTTATTGTAACCGCTCCTGATACCTCTGTTGTGGAAGAGGAGGATAATGACCAGTTTGAGCTGGAAACAATAGATATGCTGGACTTCTAA
- a CDS encoding bile acid:sodium symporter family protein, with protein MTKNQQPLGLIPRAGAMAARVGLDWFLLALISMIVLAYLWPELGVDREPISLGDLANYGVSVIFFFYGLRLSPEKLRVGLSNWKLHVVVQLSTFVLFPLLILPLHTFFEDTPQELLWLGVFYLAALPSTVSSSVVMVSIAGGNIPGAIFNASISSLMGIFITPLWMGLFLTANTESFDMGSIMGKLALQVLLPVIMGIVLHRFWGEFAERNKSRLRIFDQIIILIIVYTSFCESFAREMFSGYSVGDILILGTAMIGLFFLVYGLILGITKLLGFNRENQVTAIFCGSKKSLVHGTVMSKVLFPGGNMVGIILLPIMIYHALQLLAASIIAKAEARKAAD; from the coding sequence ATGACTAAAAATCAACAACCGCTTGGCCTTATACCACGTGCAGGAGCCATGGCCGCCCGGGTAGGCTTAGACTGGTTCCTGCTAGCGCTTATAAGTATGATTGTGCTGGCTTATTTATGGCCGGAGCTAGGTGTAGATCGGGAGCCAATATCCCTAGGTGATCTGGCCAATTATGGCGTATCCGTTATCTTCTTTTTCTATGGCCTGCGCCTGAGCCCTGAGAAGTTGAGGGTGGGCTTGAGTAACTGGAAGCTACATGTAGTGGTGCAGCTGAGTACCTTTGTGCTTTTCCCGTTGCTGATTCTGCCACTGCACACTTTTTTTGAGGATACACCGCAGGAGCTTCTTTGGTTAGGCGTGTTTTACCTGGCAGCTTTGCCATCTACTGTTTCTTCTTCGGTAGTAATGGTATCGATTGCCGGTGGCAACATACCTGGAGCCATCTTCAACGCCAGCATCTCCAGCCTGATGGGCATCTTTATTACCCCCCTTTGGATGGGATTGTTCTTGACGGCCAATACCGAAAGTTTTGATATGGGAAGTATAATGGGCAAACTGGCATTGCAGGTCCTTTTGCCAGTGATAATGGGTATAGTGTTGCATCGTTTCTGGGGAGAATTTGCAGAGCGAAACAAAAGCCGCCTGCGCATATTTGACCAGATTATCATTCTGATCATTGTCTATACTTCTTTCTGCGAATCTTTTGCCCGTGAGATGTTCAGTGGCTATAGTGTTGGAGATATACTTATTCTTGGCACTGCCATGATTGGCCTCTTTTTCCTGGTGTACGGTCTTATCCTCGGCATTACGAAGTTGCTTGGCTTTAACCGCGAGAACCAGGTTACAGCGATCTTTTGTGGGTCTAAAAAGTCGCTTGTTCATGGCACTGTTATGTCCAAGGTACTTTTTCCGGGCGGCAACATGGTCGGTATTATCCTGCTTCCGATCATGATCTACCACGCCTTGCAGCTGCTCGCAGCAAGCATCATAGCTAAGGCTGAGGCACGGAAAGCTGCTGATTAA
- a CDS encoding tetratricopeptide repeat protein, producing the protein MKLPSKKTLKNEKNYIHFSNLGTMYRRLGKNKEAMSSYSKAGKLNNKSAFVYNNRASLKRVMEDYKGSVEDYTAALALDPSNEEALLNRSYSKKLLGDQQGAKADLLSLLKINPTNYQAKSNLVNIKKLEGKYDEALTDLNDLILNYPQDAILYNNRADLFLLMKAYNRGMKDIKTALALDTDYGIAYVTRAELELALGDKSSAKSDLEKALQLGVKEAQIAPLLEQCK; encoded by the coding sequence TTGAAGCTGCCATCAAAAAAGACCCTAAAAAATGAGAAGAACTACATCCACTTCTCCAACTTGGGCACCATGTATCGCAGGCTAGGCAAAAACAAAGAAGCCATGTCTTCCTACAGTAAAGCGGGTAAGCTAAACAACAAATCTGCCTTTGTCTACAACAACAGAGCTTCACTTAAGCGTGTCATGGAAGACTATAAAGGTTCCGTAGAGGACTATACAGCAGCCTTAGCCCTGGATCCATCTAACGAAGAAGCTTTACTTAACAGATCTTATTCTAAAAAACTACTAGGCGATCAGCAAGGAGCTAAAGCTGACTTGTTGAGCCTACTAAAAATCAACCCCACAAACTATCAGGCAAAATCCAACTTAGTCAATATTAAAAAACTTGAAGGTAAGTATGATGAAGCACTAACAGACCTGAATGACCTAATTCTAAATTATCCTCAAGATGCTATACTGTACAACAACAGAGCAGACTTGTTCCTACTAATGAAAGCCTATAACAGAGGTATGAAAGACATTAAGACAGCGCTGGCGCTAGACACAGACTATGGTATAGCTTATGTAACACGGGCAGAACTTGAGTTAGCCTTAGGCGACAAAAGCTCTGCAAAGTCAGACTTAGAAAAAGCCCTGCAACTAGGAGTAAAAGAAGCTCAAATTGCCCCTTTGTTAGAGCAATGCAAATAG
- a CDS encoding prephenate dehydratase domain-containing protein encodes MNRTRIAIQGGPASFHDAAARQLCQGNAVESVPHTTFRSLCTALEQGEVDAAVMAIENTLAGSLLPNYTLLQEHGLHVIAEHWLPIDQNLLALPGQNLTEIQTVLSHPVALAQCGAFLQQHPQLQPVETHDTADSARIILEQQLKNTAAIAGKAAATLYGLEVLASNIADSVDNYTRFLLLQRQNPEVAAGADKAILSFRKPLHTSTLTLLLSLLQKHQVELTLLQTLPTTDTRAHLVAELEAAHVEQLQEAIAQVRPLVEDMQVLGMLEKAARPSVATPEKEALATH; translated from the coding sequence ATGAACAGAACCAGAATCGCAATCCAGGGTGGCCCAGCCTCATTCCATGATGCGGCCGCCAGGCAGCTGTGCCAGGGTAATGCCGTTGAGTCGGTGCCTCACACTACCTTCCGTAGCCTCTGCACAGCCTTGGAGCAAGGTGAAGTAGATGCCGCAGTAATGGCTATTGAGAATACGTTGGCCGGGAGCCTGTTGCCAAATTATACATTGCTACAGGAGCACGGGCTGCATGTTATAGCAGAGCATTGGCTGCCAATAGACCAGAACCTGCTGGCGTTGCCGGGGCAGAACTTAACAGAAATCCAAACTGTACTGTCGCACCCAGTGGCGTTGGCACAATGTGGTGCCTTCTTACAGCAGCACCCACAACTGCAGCCTGTAGAGACGCACGATACTGCTGACAGCGCTAGAATCATACTGGAGCAGCAGCTAAAGAACACCGCAGCCATTGCAGGTAAGGCAGCTGCTACACTGTACGGACTGGAGGTATTGGCCAGTAACATTGCTGATTCTGTTGATAATTACACCCGCTTCCTGCTTTTACAGCGTCAGAATCCTGAAGTAGCAGCCGGAGCGGATAAAGCTATTCTCTCCTTCAGGAAACCACTACATACCTCTACCCTAACCTTACTCCTTAGCCTGTTGCAAAAGCACCAGGTAGAGCTTACGCTCCTGCAAACACTGCCAACAACTGATACCCGCGCGCATTTGGTTGCCGAATTGGAGGCTGCGCATGTGGAGCAACTGCAGGAGGCAATTGCACAGGTAAGGCCGTTAGTGGAAGACATGCAGGTATTGGGAATGCTGGAGAAGGCTGCACGACCAAGTGTAGCAACACCAGAAAAAGAGGCTTTAGCTACACATTAA
- a CDS encoding pyridoxal phosphate-dependent aminotransferase, producing MIIPKADRLQHVQEYYFSRKLAEVRALQAQGKSIINLGIGSPDMAPSPATVEALTQSAQQATTHGYQPYNGTAKLRQAMQQWYQQLYKVELKEQEVLPLAGSKEGIFHISMAFLNPGDKILIPNPGYPAYAAAAKLAGAEAVTYTLDEANGWLPQREELEKLVAQGGVKLMWINYPHMPTGTAATAEMFEWLIAFTQQHGLLLINDNPYSLVLHQQAPLSLLSIARAKENCLELNSLSKSHNMAGWRVGMVLGQREYLAAILAVKSNLDSGQLLPIQEATIAALQNSNSWHSARNAVYAERQQLAHLLLEELGCTFQLNQIGMFVWAKVPQEVSNVEAYLDELLYEQGIFLTPGKIFGSQGERYLRVSLCAPAEQLQEAINRIKLSKETLTKV from the coding sequence ATGATCATACCTAAAGCAGACCGGTTACAGCATGTTCAGGAGTACTACTTCTCCCGAAAATTGGCAGAGGTGCGTGCACTGCAGGCTCAGGGAAAAAGCATCATTAACCTTGGCATTGGCAGCCCCGACATGGCGCCCTCCCCGGCTACAGTAGAAGCACTAACGCAGTCGGCGCAGCAGGCTACTACTCACGGATACCAACCTTATAATGGTACCGCCAAGCTACGACAGGCTATGCAACAGTGGTATCAGCAACTCTACAAGGTAGAACTGAAGGAGCAGGAAGTACTGCCTCTGGCTGGATCAAAGGAGGGTATCTTCCATATTTCTATGGCCTTTCTTAATCCGGGAGATAAAATATTGATTCCAAACCCTGGCTACCCGGCCTATGCTGCTGCAGCAAAACTAGCAGGTGCCGAGGCAGTAACTTATACACTGGATGAGGCTAATGGCTGGTTACCACAGCGTGAGGAATTGGAAAAGCTAGTGGCTCAAGGCGGTGTTAAACTGATGTGGATCAACTATCCGCACATGCCAACAGGAACTGCTGCCACAGCAGAAATGTTTGAGTGGCTTATAGCCTTTACGCAGCAACACGGCCTGCTTCTTATTAATGATAACCCTTACAGCCTGGTGCTACACCAGCAAGCTCCTTTGAGCCTGTTAAGTATAGCCAGAGCCAAGGAGAATTGCTTAGAGCTAAACTCGCTAAGCAAGTCGCATAATATGGCTGGCTGGCGCGTGGGTATGGTGTTGGGACAGCGGGAGTACCTTGCCGCCATACTTGCCGTGAAGAGTAACCTGGACTCCGGGCAGTTGCTACCAATACAGGAGGCCACCATTGCCGCACTTCAAAACAGTAACAGCTGGCATTCTGCCCGCAATGCTGTGTATGCTGAGCGGCAGCAGTTAGCACATTTACTTCTGGAGGAGCTTGGCTGCACATTTCAGTTAAACCAGATTGGGATGTTTGTATGGGCCAAAGTACCTCAGGAAGTATCTAATGTAGAAGCTTATCTCGATGAGCTGCTCTATGAGCAGGGAATTTTCCTGACACCCGGAAAAATATTCGGCAGCCAGGGCGAGCGCTATCTACGCGTGTCTCTTTGTGCCCCCGCAGAACAGCTGCAGGAAGCCATCAACAGAATCAAATTATCTAAGGAAACATTAACCAAAGTATAA